From Pseudobdellovibrio exovorus JSS, a single genomic window includes:
- a CDS encoding class I SAM-dependent methyltransferase translates to MNKPTTPPDFFTKELSLAYDERNSKLSPISENLHFLIRLAIQDLPTKSHILCIGVGTGAEILSLAKAFPEWTFLGVDPSASMLEVCAERLQIAGVSERCQLVCGYVQDVPKGEKFDAVLSVLVAHFVRREERLDFFQNMVSRLKSGGYLVNAEISCDLNAPEFPLMLKGWEQVQTLMGATPESLAGLPQQLRTVLNILPNSETEDILRQSGILSPTKFFQSFMISAWYGKK, encoded by the coding sequence ATGAATAAACCCACCACTCCTCCAGATTTTTTTACCAAAGAGTTGTCGTTAGCTTATGACGAGCGTAACAGCAAGTTGTCGCCTATTTCGGAGAATTTACATTTCCTCATTCGTCTGGCGATCCAAGATCTGCCGACTAAATCCCATATTTTGTGTATCGGTGTGGGTACAGGTGCAGAAATTCTATCGTTAGCGAAGGCATTTCCGGAATGGACTTTTTTGGGAGTCGATCCATCAGCTTCGATGTTAGAAGTCTGCGCGGAACGTCTGCAAATTGCCGGTGTATCCGAACGCTGCCAGTTGGTGTGTGGATATGTGCAAGACGTTCCAAAAGGTGAAAAGTTTGATGCTGTCCTGAGCGTTTTAGTGGCTCATTTTGTGAGGCGTGAAGAAAGACTCGATTTTTTTCAGAATATGGTCAGTCGACTGAAGTCAGGCGGGTATTTAGTTAATGCTGAAATCAGTTGTGACCTTAATGCTCCAGAGTTTCCATTGATGTTAAAAGGATGGGAACAAGTGCAAACTTTAATGGGAGCAACACCTGAATCCTTAGCGGGACTACCTCAGCAGTTGCGCACTGTTTTAAATATTTTGCCAAACAGCGAAACCGAAGACATTCTTCGTCAAAGTGGCATCCTATCGCCCACTAAGTTTTTTCAATCGTTTATGATCAGTGCGTGGTACGGTAAGAAATAG
- a CDS encoding GNAT family N-acetyltransferase, whose translation MDIINNKAEQKFSTSTIGGEAFISYRRGSQNSYDLHFVFVPPEARGQNIADQLVRKALQQAKDEKVKVIATCSYVSTWFTRHPEESEMLLQS comes from the coding sequence ATGGACATCATCAATAATAAAGCCGAACAAAAATTTTCTACATCTACGATAGGTGGCGAAGCCTTTATCAGCTATCGTCGCGGCTCTCAAAATTCCTATGATCTTCACTTTGTTTTTGTGCCACCGGAAGCGCGGGGGCAAAATATAGCTGATCAACTGGTGCGCAAAGCTTTGCAGCAGGCGAAAGATGAAAAGGTCAAAGTCATTGCCACATGCTCCTATGTATCCACATGGTTTACACGTCATCCCGAAGAATCTGAAATGCTTCTACAATCGTAA
- the map gene encoding type I methionyl aminopeptidase, which translates to MSINSMEDLENLKKIGSIVARCLDHMSKKLEPGMTTYELDEIGRVFLEFHGAKSAPKLVYNFPGITCISVNHEAAHGIPSKSKKLKAGDLVNIDVSAELNGYFADTGGSFIIPPITAIKKKVCDVAMSTMWKGIAAAVHGQNLNEIGRAMENEARKNNLTVIRNLCSHGVGRWLHEEPDQIPGYYDRKDRRVLEEGMVITVEPFVSTGAHNVVDSGDGWTLINPHHFTAQYEHTIVITKDKPLIMTLPA; encoded by the coding sequence ATGTCTATTAATTCTATGGAAGATTTAGAAAATTTGAAGAAGATCGGTTCTATCGTGGCTCGCTGTTTGGATCATATGTCTAAAAAGCTAGAGCCGGGGATGACCACTTACGAGTTAGATGAAATCGGACGAGTTTTCCTTGAATTTCATGGGGCCAAGTCAGCGCCTAAGTTGGTTTATAATTTCCCCGGAATTACGTGCATCAGTGTTAATCATGAAGCCGCCCATGGTATTCCCAGTAAGTCAAAAAAACTAAAAGCAGGGGACTTAGTGAATATCGATGTTTCAGCGGAATTGAATGGATATTTTGCTGACACAGGAGGATCGTTTATTATCCCTCCGATCACGGCGATCAAAAAAAAGGTCTGTGATGTGGCGATGTCTACCATGTGGAAGGGAATTGCGGCGGCAGTTCACGGCCAAAATTTAAATGAAATTGGCAGAGCTATGGAAAATGAAGCTCGAAAAAATAATTTAACAGTGATTCGCAATTTATGCAGTCATGGTGTTGGCCGCTGGCTTCATGAAGAGCCAGATCAAATTCCTGGATATTACGACAGAAAAGATCGTCGCGTTTTAGAAGAGGGCATGGTGATTACAGTTGAGCCATTTGTGTCCACGGGGGCTCATAATGTTGTCGATAGTGGGGATGGTTGGACACTGATCAATCCCCATCATTTTACTGCTCAATATGAACATACAATTGTCATAACAAAAGATAAACCGCTGATTATGACATTGCCAGCATAG
- a CDS encoding guanosine monophosphate reductase: MFNWRDIKNRDHGLTFDDVLITPKKSEVKSRRDPSLKSKLTKTKTLEMPVLSANMDTITEAEMAIAMHQMGGLGILHRFMNIEQQVSEVEQVKAAGAQIISASIGVNADYKERAAALVKAGVNLLTIDIAHGHSVLMMDTLKWLKDSFSGLEVIAGNLATPDAAVDLIEAGADAIKVGIGPGSMCTTRIITGAGVPQLTAIALCAEAAEPYGVPVIADGGIRTSGDMVKAFAAGANIIMLGSMLSGTIETPGDIVNGKKQYRGMASKKAQISWRGDMPQGMAPEGESTFVNVKGHVTDVIHELAGGIRSGMSYVNAISIDEIKDKATFMEMSSNGIAESRAHGVRN, encoded by the coding sequence ATGTTTAATTGGAGAGATATTAAAAACCGTGATCATGGATTAACATTCGATGACGTCTTGATTACACCAAAAAAATCTGAAGTTAAATCAAGACGTGACCCGTCTTTAAAGTCAAAACTGACTAAGACAAAAACTTTAGAAATGCCAGTTCTGTCTGCCAATATGGACACTATCACTGAAGCCGAAATGGCCATAGCGATGCACCAAATGGGTGGTCTTGGAATTCTTCACCGCTTTATGAATATCGAACAACAAGTCAGTGAAGTAGAACAAGTGAAAGCCGCTGGCGCACAAATTATTTCAGCCAGTATCGGTGTAAATGCAGACTACAAAGAGCGCGCCGCTGCCCTTGTAAAAGCTGGTGTGAATTTATTAACAATTGATATCGCTCATGGACACTCTGTCTTGATGATGGATACTTTAAAATGGTTGAAAGATAGTTTTTCGGGATTAGAAGTGATCGCGGGAAATCTAGCTACTCCAGATGCAGCTGTTGATTTGATCGAAGCTGGTGCCGATGCTATCAAAGTAGGAATTGGCCCGGGTTCTATGTGCACAACTCGTATTATCACGGGCGCAGGCGTTCCTCAGTTGACGGCCATCGCTCTTTGCGCAGAAGCAGCTGAACCTTACGGAGTTCCTGTTATCGCCGATGGAGGTATTCGTACTTCTGGTGATATGGTGAAAGCTTTTGCAGCGGGCGCGAATATCATCATGTTAGGAAGTATGCTTTCTGGAACTATTGAAACACCGGGCGACATCGTCAATGGTAAAAAACAATATCGTGGAATGGCTTCGAAAAAAGCGCAAATTTCTTGGCGCGGTGACATGCCTCAAGGCATGGCTCCAGAAGGAGAATCTACTTTCGTCAATGTTAAAGGTCATGTCACAGATGTGATCCATGAACTTGCTGGCGGTATTCGCTCAGGCATGAGCTATGTAAACGCCATCAGCATCGACGAAATTAAAGATAAAGCTACGTTTATGGAAATGTCTTCTAATGGTATTGCGGAATCGCGCGCACATGGTGTTCGCAACTAA
- the murI gene encoding glutamate racemase: MALSFTEDHDNRPIGVFDSGIGGITVLRELVKAFPNESFLYLGDTARLPYGSKSGDTVKQYSQQNMKFLASRDVKAIVVACNTASTQISESSFMGLPVYNVIDPGSALACARTENKKIAVLATRGTISTGAYTKKIQAILPDAEVLTQACPLFVPLAEEGWYDDPLTNLVAFRYLQHLKAADVDTVVMGCTHYPLLKNSIRKVFGNHVHLVDSGEAISLLLAEDFKSKKIAPAEENQHSTLTIALTDASDHFENLSNELLCAVMSSEIHFETVSVI; this comes from the coding sequence TTGGCTCTGAGTTTTACAGAAGATCATGATAACAGACCCATTGGGGTTTTCGATTCGGGAATCGGCGGAATCACAGTTCTACGTGAACTGGTGAAAGCTTTTCCGAATGAAAGTTTTCTGTATCTCGGAGACACGGCTCGCCTACCTTACGGATCTAAATCAGGAGATACCGTTAAACAGTACTCACAACAGAATATGAAATTTCTGGCCTCACGTGACGTGAAGGCCATTGTCGTTGCCTGCAACACAGCTTCAACTCAGATTTCTGAATCTAGCTTTATGGGGCTACCGGTTTATAACGTGATTGACCCGGGCTCTGCTTTAGCTTGCGCGCGCACTGAAAATAAAAAAATTGCGGTGTTGGCAACTCGCGGAACAATCAGCACCGGAGCCTACACTAAAAAAATACAAGCGATTCTTCCCGATGCCGAAGTTCTAACTCAGGCCTGTCCACTTTTTGTTCCTTTAGCTGAAGAAGGTTGGTACGACGACCCACTGACGAACTTAGTGGCTTTCCGCTACTTACAACATCTGAAAGCAGCCGACGTGGACACTGTCGTGATGGGCTGTACACACTACCCACTTTTAAAAAACTCTATTCGTAAAGTTTTCGGTAACCACGTTCATCTTGTCGACTCTGGTGAAGCCATTTCATTATTATTAGCTGAAGACTTCAAAAGTAAAAAAATTGCACCTGCTGAAGAAAATCAGCACAGCACTTTAACCATTGCCCTGACGGATGCCAGTGATCACTTCGAAAACCTGTCGAATGAACTTCTCTGTGCGGTGATGAGCTCTGAAATCCATTTCGAAACAGTTTCCGTCATCTGA
- a CDS encoding haloacid dehalogenase type II, with protein MKFLMVVFLALFGSSYVEAKNDIKVIAFDAFPVFDPRPIFKTVQELFPEKADKLVEVWQAKQFSYTWLRTSGEQYKDFYQVTEDALVYAAKNVKVDLTEKQKQQIMGEYLKLKPWPDAMDALQKLKDKKYKITFLSNFTEEMLKSNLKSSKLEKLFSPLLLSTDLAKAFKPSPKAYNLAIEHFGVKKKEVLFVAFAPWDAAGAKWFGYPTFWVNRSSFPPEELGAEVDGMGKNLEDLVRYMETTSEK; from the coding sequence ATGAAGTTTTTAATGGTAGTTTTCTTGGCGCTGTTTGGATCTTCTTATGTGGAAGCTAAAAATGATATCAAAGTCATAGCGTTTGATGCCTTTCCTGTTTTTGATCCAAGGCCAATTTTCAAAACGGTTCAAGAATTGTTCCCAGAAAAAGCAGATAAGCTGGTAGAGGTCTGGCAGGCGAAGCAGTTTTCGTATACGTGGTTAAGAACTTCTGGTGAGCAGTATAAAGACTTTTATCAAGTGACAGAAGATGCCTTAGTTTACGCAGCCAAAAATGTGAAGGTAGATCTGACAGAAAAGCAAAAGCAACAAATTATGGGCGAATATCTGAAGTTGAAGCCTTGGCCAGATGCGATGGACGCTTTGCAAAAATTGAAAGATAAAAAATATAAGATTACGTTTTTATCAAACTTTACTGAAGAGATGTTGAAGTCCAATCTAAAGTCTTCAAAGCTGGAAAAACTTTTTAGTCCACTATTATTAAGTACAGATTTGGCTAAGGCTTTTAAGCCATCTCCGAAGGCCTATAATCTGGCCATCGAACATTTTGGTGTGAAAAAGAAAGAGGTGCTATTTGTAGCTTTCGCCCCTTGGGATGCTGCAGGAGCAAAATGGTTCGGTTATCCCACATTTTGGGTGAATCGTTCAAGCTTTCCTCCGGAAGAGTTAGGAGCCGAAGTCGACGGCATGGGTAAAAACTTGGAGGACCTCGTTCGTTATATGGAAACAACCTCTGAAAAGTAA